One window from the genome of Myxococcales bacterium encodes:
- a CDS encoding AAA family ATPase produces the protein MNASATEVQAAIAHARRGLVEREALVELVVLCAVAGEHLLVVGPPGTAKSEAVRRIARGLGGRYFEYLVGRFTEPTELFGPVSLKKLKEGIVETETAGMLPEADVAFLDEVFLGSTAILNTLLGILNERTFRRGHTSLRCPLRVCVGASNRLPEDEQLAAFADRFLARIFVEPVRDAGLEELLAAGWSLGADAPSPAASLGHLDALAKKAHAMDLAPVRPAIAHAVRLLRAAGIDWTDRRIVRVQRLVAAAAALAGREQPTMADLWPIVFALPTEEAQRAGRDALRELLRESENGSLVTAAAEGSLGALARGGKLREEGEAILAERPAAGEPSEAQEAWRLKVEGLARELDATFTRETLPKELADLRARIVAAAS, from the coding sequence ATGAACGCTTCGGCTACCGAGGTTCAGGCCGCCATCGCTCACGCTCGCCGTGGGCTCGTGGAGCGCGAGGCGTTGGTCGAGCTCGTGGTGCTCTGCGCCGTCGCTGGCGAACACTTGCTCGTCGTCGGACCGCCGGGCACGGCCAAGAGCGAAGCGGTCCGGCGCATCGCGCGTGGCCTCGGCGGCCGCTACTTCGAATACCTCGTGGGGCGCTTCACAGAGCCGACGGAGCTGTTCGGCCCCGTGAGCCTGAAGAAGCTCAAGGAAGGCATCGTCGAGACGGAGACGGCAGGGATGCTCCCCGAGGCCGACGTCGCGTTCCTCGACGAGGTGTTCCTAGGCTCGACGGCGATCCTGAACACGCTCCTCGGCATCCTCAACGAGCGGACCTTTCGCCGCGGGCACACGAGCCTCAGGTGTCCGCTCCGCGTGTGCGTCGGCGCCTCGAACCGCTTGCCTGAGGACGAGCAGCTCGCCGCCTTCGCGGACCGCTTCCTCGCGCGCATCTTCGTCGAGCCGGTCCGCGACGCGGGCCTCGAAGAGCTCTTGGCCGCGGGCTGGTCGCTCGGCGCTGATGCGCCGTCGCCGGCCGCGTCGCTGGGCCACCTCGATGCGCTGGCGAAGAAGGCACACGCGATGGATCTGGCGCCGGTGCGTCCCGCCATCGCGCACGCCGTTCGTCTCTTGCGCGCCGCCGGCATCGATTGGACCGATCGGCGCATCGTTCGCGTTCAGCGGCTCGTGGCGGCGGCGGCGGCGCTCGCGGGACGAGAGCAACCAACGATGGCCGACCTGTGGCCGATCGTGTTTGCCTTGCCAACGGAAGAGGCCCAGCGCGCCGGACGCGATGCCCTTCGTGAGCTGCTTCGCGAGTCGGAAAACGGAAGCCTGGTGACGGCGGCCGCCGAGGGCTCGCTCGGCGCCCTCGCGCGCGGCGGCAAGCTCCGCGAAGAAGGGGAGGCCATTCTCGCGGAGCGCCCTGCCGCGGGTGAGCCGAGCGAGGCGCAAGAGGCGTGGCGACTGAAGGTCGAGGGACTCGCGCGCGAGCTCGACGCGACGTTCACGAGAGAGACGCTGCCGAAGGAGCTCGCCGACCTTCGGGCGCGCATCGTGGCCGCGGCGTCGTAG